A genome region from Leptodactylus fuscus isolate aLepFus1 chromosome 6, aLepFus1.hap2, whole genome shotgun sequence includes the following:
- the MYADM gene encoding myeloid-associated differentiation marker, protein MPVQKRTVVGNVHTLKSPVGIVRILAAIFACVTFSLIVHHKAWDGPIGDFCMFSWCFCFVVTIIILIVEFAGVQNRMPVSWKNFPITFAMFAVLMCLTASILYPVYLLEDRSYGGEKRTYQIVATVFSCLTTLAYIIEVSLTRAQPGEVTGYMATVPGLLKVIESYIACVIFIFISDAHMYERHDALKWCLSVYCICFIVSVLVIIMCVGECTSWLPCAFEKFLSAYALLAVLLYASALIIWPIFKFDSKHGGTSRRPGNCGGNRYLCDYDKAVAIAVLTAVNLLIYIGDLVHSARLVFITVY, encoded by the coding sequence ATGCCGGTCCAAAAGAGAACCGTGGTGGGCAACGTTCACACCCTAAAGTCTCCTGTTGGGATTGTCCGCATTCTTGCAGCTATTTTTGCCTGCGTTACATTCAGCTTGATTGTCCACCATAAAGCTTGGGATGGTCCAATTGGAGATTTTTGCATGTTTTCCTGGTGCTTCTGCTTTGTAGTTACTATAATCATCCTCATTGTGGAGTTCGCTGGAGTGCAGAACCGGATGCCTGTATCCTGGAAGAACTTTCCAATCACTTTTGCCATGTTTGCTGTCCTGATGTGCCTTACAGCCTCCATCCTTTATCCAGTGTACTTATTGGAAGACAGAAGCTATGGTGGTGAGAAACGTACCTATCAAATTGTGGCCACTGTGTTTTCATGCCTTACCACCTTGGCCTATATCATTGAAGTTTCCCTAACCAGAGCTCAGCCTGGAGAAGTTACAGGCTACATGGCAACTGTTCCCGGACTTCTGAAAGTCATAGAAAGCTACATTGCTTGTGTCATTTTTATCTTTATATCAGACGCACATATGTATGAGAGGCATGATGCACTGAAATGGTgcttgtctgtatactgtatctgcTTCATCGTTTCTGTTCTGGTCATTATTATGTGTGTTGGAGAGTGCACTAGCTGGTTGCCCTGTGCCTTTGAGAAATTCCTCAGTGCTTATGCCTTACTTGCAGTGCTTCTCTATGCATCCGCCTTGATTATTTGGCCCATCTTTAAATTTGATTCCAAACATGGTGGTACCTCTAGAAGGCCTGGTAACTGTGGAGGCAATCGATACCTTTGTGATTATGATAAGGCAGTAGCTATTGCTGTTTTGACAGCTGTGAATCTCTTGATTTATATTGGTGATCTTGTGCATTCTGCTCGACTTGTTTTCATCACTGTGTATTAA